From Bacillus sp. Bos-x628, the proteins below share one genomic window:
- the rbfA gene encoding 30S ribosome-binding factor RbfA: MSMRATRVGEQMKKELGDIIGRKLKDPRIGFLTVTDVEVSGDLQIAKVYISVLGDEKKREETLKGLAKAKGYIRSEIGNRIRLRKTPELHFEFDESVDYGNRIESLIAELNAKDHE; encoded by the coding sequence ATGAGTATGAGAGCAACCCGTGTAGGTGAACAGATGAAGAAAGAATTGGGAGACATTATCGGCAGAAAGCTAAAAGATCCAAGAATCGGCTTTTTGACCGTAACAGATGTTGAAGTATCCGGTGATTTACAAATTGCTAAAGTCTATATTTCTGTTCTTGGCGATGAGAAGAAAAGAGAGGAGACCTTAAAGGGCCTCGCAAAGGCTAAAGGCTATATCCGCTCTGAAATTGGTAATCGCATTAGACTTAGAAAAACTCCAGAGCTTCACTTTGAGTTCGATGAATCGGTTGATTATGGTAATCGAATTGAAAGCCTCATTGCAGAACTAAACGCAAAAGATCACGAATAA
- a CDS encoding DUF503 domain-containing protein, with translation MIGYTECECMIYDASSLKEKRAVLQRILTRTRHKFNVTIAEMDYQDTWQRTSIGIAVISSSRVQVEKELQRVLSFIDSFPEIERTITKIEWF, from the coding sequence ATGATCGGTTATACCGAATGTGAGTGCATGATCTATGATGCATCCTCACTGAAGGAAAAGCGTGCGGTTCTTCAGCGTATTTTGACAAGAACACGCCATAAATTCAATGTGACCATTGCTGAAATGGACTATCAGGATACATGGCAGCGTACATCAATTGGAATCGCCGTTATTTCCTCATCTCGGGTTCAAGTGGAAAAAGAACTTCAACGTGTATTAAGCTTTATTGATTCTTTTCCTGAAATTGAACGAACGATCACGAAAATTGAGTGGTTTTAA
- the ribF gene encoding bifunctional riboflavin kinase/FAD synthetase, whose translation MKTIHISHPHTLNQKDQVPSVMALGYFDGVHLGHQKVIDEAKKIAHKEGMALAVMTFHPHPSHVLQKAREPKDLITPLEDKIDFIEKLGADYLYIVQFSERFAALSPQEFVDQYLDELNVKHAVAGFDFTFGRFGAGTMETFDEYGKGRIASTIVPKLSNQDRKVSSTLIRSALKTGDVEYVSELLGKPYQLRGIVIHGDKRGRTIGFPTANVGLSAEYIIPPTGVYAVRAEVKGKTYDGVCNVGYKPTFYEKRPDQPAIEVNLFDFNEEIYGEPIKLQWYKRIRSEQKFSGIQELTAQIAKDKEEAIQFFQEHPDQTKKS comes from the coding sequence GTGAAGACTATACATATTTCACATCCGCATACATTGAATCAAAAGGACCAAGTCCCATCTGTGATGGCTTTAGGGTATTTTGACGGCGTGCATCTCGGACATCAGAAAGTGATTGATGAGGCAAAGAAAATTGCTCATAAAGAAGGAATGGCTCTCGCAGTGATGACCTTTCATCCACATCCATCACATGTTCTGCAAAAAGCACGAGAACCAAAAGACTTAATTACACCGCTTGAGGACAAGATTGATTTCATTGAAAAGCTGGGTGCTGACTACTTATATATTGTACAATTCAGTGAAAGATTTGCAGCGTTATCCCCTCAAGAGTTTGTGGATCAATATTTGGATGAACTGAATGTGAAGCATGCGGTTGCTGGGTTTGATTTTACATTTGGCCGATTTGGTGCAGGAACTATGGAAACGTTCGATGAATATGGAAAGGGACGTATTGCATCAACCATTGTCCCTAAGCTGTCCAACCAAGATCGCAAAGTCAGCTCAACACTGATTCGATCTGCTCTAAAAACTGGAGACGTCGAATATGTCAGTGAGCTGCTTGGAAAGCCTTATCAGCTTCGTGGTATCGTGATACATGGAGACAAGCGCGGGCGGACGATCGGTTTTCCAACAGCCAATGTTGGTCTATCAGCAGAATATATCATTCCTCCAACAGGCGTGTATGCAGTAAGAGCAGAAGTAAAAGGCAAAACGTATGACGGCGTTTGTAATGTAGGCTACAAACCGACCTTTTATGAAAAGCGTCCTGATCAGCCTGCCATTGAAGTGAATCTCTTTGATTTTAACGAAGAAATTTATGGCGAACCAATTAAATTACAATGGTATAAGCGTATCCGTAGCGAACAAAAGTTTAGCGGAATCCAAGAACTAACAGCTCAAATAGCTAAGGATAAAGAAGAAGCGATTCAGTTTTTTCAAGAACACCCGGATCAAACAAAAAAATCTTAG
- the infB gene encoding translation initiation factor IF-2 — MAKVRVYEYAKAINVSSKDIIAALKDMNVEVNNHMATLEEDTVKKLDAIYKKAKAKEAANEKPAEQKKQSSNKNNDRKKNDVQNNQFNKNKKNNQNKNKNKRGGNNKAQHQQAKSVKPKKELPEKIEFTNSMTVGQLAEELGKESAEIIKKLMMLGVMATINQELDKDTVELIASEYGVPVEEVIILEETELEKYEVEDKEEDMQVRPPVVTIMGHVDHGKTTLLDSIRKTKVVEGEAGGITQHIGAYQIEENGKKITFLDTPGHAAFTTMRARGAEVTDTTILVVAADDGVMPQTIEAINHAKAAEVPIIVAVNKIDKPTANPDRVMQELTEHGLVPEAWGGETIFVPLSAKTGEGIDELIEMILLVSEVAELKANPNRPAKGTVIEAELDKGRGSVATLLVQTGTLHVGDPIVVGNTFGRVRAMVNDVGRRVKSAGPSTPVEITGLNDVPNAGDQFLVFKDEKTARQVGEARASKQLDEQRSDKAKLSLDDLFEQIKQGEVKDINLIVKADVQGSAEALTAALQKIEVEGVKVKIIHTGVGAITESDIILASASNAIVIGFNVRPDGNAKSTAEAENVDIRLHRIIYNVIDEIEAAMKGMLDPEYEEKVIGQVEVRQIFKVSKIGTIAGGYVTEGTITRDSGIRLIRDGVVIFEGEVDVLKRFKDDVKEVSQGYECGITIKKYNDIREGDIMESFVMQEIERK; from the coding sequence ATGGCTAAAGTAAGAGTATACGAATACGCAAAAGCCATAAATGTTTCAAGTAAAGATATTATAGCAGCGCTTAAAGATATGAACGTGGAAGTGAACAATCATATGGCGACGCTAGAAGAAGACACTGTGAAAAAGCTAGACGCCATATATAAAAAAGCCAAAGCAAAAGAGGCAGCTAACGAGAAACCAGCAGAACAAAAAAAACAATCATCTAACAAAAACAATGATAGAAAGAAGAATGACGTGCAGAATAATCAATTTAATAAAAACAAAAAAAACAACCAAAACAAAAATAAAAATAAACGCGGAGGTAACAACAAAGCGCAGCATCAGCAAGCTAAATCAGTGAAGCCTAAAAAAGAGCTTCCTGAAAAAATTGAATTTACAAATTCAATGACAGTTGGCCAGCTTGCAGAAGAACTTGGAAAAGAATCAGCTGAAATCATAAAAAAACTCATGATGCTTGGCGTTATGGCGACAATAAACCAAGAGCTGGATAAAGATACAGTTGAATTAATCGCTTCTGAATACGGTGTTCCAGTTGAGGAAGTGATCATTTTAGAAGAAACTGAACTAGAAAAGTATGAAGTTGAAGATAAAGAAGAAGATATGCAAGTACGCCCTCCAGTTGTCACAATTATGGGTCACGTTGACCATGGGAAAACAACCCTTCTTGACAGCATTCGTAAAACGAAGGTTGTTGAAGGCGAAGCTGGTGGAATTACACAGCATATCGGTGCATACCAAATTGAAGAAAATGGCAAGAAAATCACGTTCCTTGATACACCTGGACACGCAGCATTCACAACAATGCGTGCACGTGGTGCTGAAGTAACAGATACGACAATTCTTGTTGTTGCAGCAGATGACGGTGTAATGCCACAAACAATTGAAGCCATTAACCATGCGAAAGCGGCTGAAGTTCCAATTATCGTCGCTGTCAATAAAATTGACAAACCAACAGCAAACCCTGACCGTGTGATGCAGGAACTGACTGAGCATGGACTAGTACCAGAAGCATGGGGCGGGGAAACCATTTTCGTGCCGCTATCTGCTAAAACAGGTGAAGGAATTGACGAATTGATCGAAATGATCCTTCTTGTCAGCGAAGTAGCAGAGCTGAAAGCCAATCCAAATCGTCCGGCAAAAGGTACTGTGATCGAGGCAGAGCTTGATAAAGGTAGAGGATCAGTCGCCACCCTTCTTGTTCAAACAGGTACACTTCATGTAGGTGACCCAATTGTTGTCGGTAATACATTCGGCCGTGTCCGTGCAATGGTCAACGACGTTGGACGCCGCGTGAAATCAGCAGGACCATCAACTCCTGTTGAGATTACTGGCTTAAACGATGTACCAAATGCAGGGGATCAGTTCCTTGTATTTAAAGACGAAAAAACAGCTCGTCAAGTGGGAGAAGCGCGTGCATCGAAACAGCTTGATGAACAGCGTTCAGACAAAGCGAAATTGTCTCTAGATGACCTATTTGAGCAAATCAAACAAGGTGAAGTAAAAGATATCAACTTAATCGTGAAAGCAGACGTACAAGGTTCTGCTGAAGCATTGACTGCGGCCCTTCAAAAAATTGAAGTAGAAGGCGTGAAAGTGAAAATCATCCATACGGGTGTTGGTGCAATTACAGAATCAGATATCATCTTAGCAAGTGCATCGAATGCGATTGTCATCGGATTTAATGTCCGTCCTGACGGAAACGCAAAGAGCACAGCTGAAGCAGAAAATGTGGATATCCGCTTGCACCGCATTATCTATAATGTCATCGACGAAATTGAAGCGGCCATGAAAGGAATGCTTGATCCTGAATATGAAGAAAAAGTCATCGGTCAAGTTGAAGTTCGTCAAATATTCAAAGTATCTAAAATTGGTACAATTGCCGGAGGTTATGTAACCGAGGGAACGATTACAAGAGATAGTGGTATCCGTTTAATCCGTGACGGCGTCGTGATCTTTGAAGGTGAAGTAGACGTATTAAAACGATTCAAAGACGATGTGAAAGAAGTTTCACAAGGGTATGAATGTGGTATTACTATTAAGAAATACAATGATATCCGTGAAGGCGATATTATGGAATCATTCGTTATGCAAGAAATTGAAAGAAAATGA
- the truB gene encoding tRNA pseudouridine(55) synthase TruB — protein MLNGVLLLHKEKGMTSHDCVFKVRKMLNTKKVGHTGTLDPEVSGVLPMCIGRATKIVEYLTDKTKTYDAEITIGFSTTTEDQTGEVVDKKEVQKPISEDEIDAALKQFEGTIEQIPPMFSAVKIGGKKLYEYAREGIEIERPSRKITIYRIKRTTPVTFEEGKVTFRFTVLCSKGTYVRTLAVDIGKKLGYPAHMSQLIRTGAGDFTLNECMTLEELSAVKEQGNVDEYLVPIERALNHLPKWEISDTLASKVENGAVLPMPDEFAHFAKEDRVAVFTSSGRCIAIYMKHPTKLELMKPAKILSQDKQS, from the coding sequence ATGTTAAATGGTGTTCTTTTATTACATAAAGAAAAAGGAATGACCTCTCATGATTGTGTGTTTAAAGTGAGGAAAATGTTAAACACAAAAAAAGTAGGGCATACAGGAACCCTTGACCCCGAAGTATCCGGTGTTTTGCCAATGTGTATTGGCAGAGCAACTAAAATTGTCGAATACTTAACCGATAAAACAAAAACGTATGATGCGGAAATCACCATTGGCTTTTCTACGACCACGGAAGATCAGACAGGGGAAGTAGTAGATAAAAAAGAGGTGCAAAAACCAATCTCAGAAGATGAAATTGATGCAGCCTTAAAACAGTTTGAAGGAACTATTGAACAGATTCCTCCCATGTTTTCTGCTGTGAAAATTGGCGGGAAAAAGCTATATGAATATGCGAGAGAAGGCATAGAAATTGAGCGCCCAAGCCGCAAGATTACCATCTATCGTATAAAACGGACAACACCAGTTACATTTGAAGAGGGCAAAGTCACTTTTAGATTCACCGTTCTTTGCTCAAAAGGGACTTACGTAAGAACGTTAGCAGTTGATATAGGGAAAAAGCTTGGCTATCCAGCCCATATGTCACAACTTATTCGTACAGGGGCAGGTGACTTTACACTAAATGAGTGCATGACCCTCGAGGAGCTGAGTGCTGTCAAGGAGCAAGGAAATGTAGACGAGTATCTTGTTCCAATTGAACGTGCGCTCAATCATTTGCCGAAATGGGAGATAAGTGATACATTAGCAAGTAAAGTGGAAAACGGTGCAGTCCTGCCGATGCCTGATGAGTTTGCTCATTTTGCAAAGGAGGATCGTGTCGCTGTATTTACTTCTTCTGGTCGTTGTATCGCGATTTATATGAAGCATCCGACCAAACTGGAGCTGATGAAGCCGGCGAAAATCTTATCTCAGGACAAGCAATCTTAA
- a CDS encoding aminoglycoside phosphotransferase family protein yields MKKEELKQLSPLLSKAIFFQQMSSGFSGDRTYVVTILNGEKLVLKLTGTHQYNTLKRKANILRMFKKQGILCSEVMDMGVVHEHNLSYSILPFIEGENAREFIHKRTREEQYKIGRRAGLELRSMHEYVAPSSIESWDQRVMAKHERYVHVYQSCGVKFEHDEIVVDFINSHSDAVKNRPNRFQHDDFHLGNLIIRDAKYAGAIDFDHYDWGDPIHDFYKLSLFSTEKSIPFSVGQIDGYFCNQPSKEFWLLFSIYTAMSLFSSIVWTLKFDPHHVDQMVKRVNRILSDHQHFTQLEPGWYTNRDV; encoded by the coding sequence ATGAAAAAAGAAGAGCTGAAACAGCTATCCCCACTGCTTAGTAAGGCCATCTTCTTTCAGCAAATGAGTTCTGGGTTCTCAGGGGATCGTACGTATGTAGTTACCATTTTGAACGGTGAAAAGCTGGTGCTCAAGCTAACAGGTACTCATCAGTATAACACCTTAAAAAGAAAAGCGAACATTCTCCGTATGTTCAAGAAACAAGGGATTCTTTGTTCAGAAGTGATGGATATGGGGGTTGTTCATGAACACAATCTATCCTATAGCATTTTGCCTTTTATTGAAGGAGAAAATGCTAGAGAATTCATACATAAACGAACACGTGAAGAGCAATATAAAATCGGTAGACGGGCTGGTTTGGAACTAAGGTCGATGCACGAATATGTTGCGCCATCTTCTATAGAGTCATGGGATCAGCGAGTAATGGCTAAACATGAACGATATGTACATGTATATCAATCTTGTGGTGTGAAATTTGAACATGATGAGATAGTTGTAGACTTTATCAATTCACATTCAGATGCGGTAAAAAATCGGCCTAATCGATTCCAGCATGATGATTTTCATTTAGGTAACTTGATTATACGAGACGCAAAGTATGCTGGAGCTATCGATTTTGATCATTATGATTGGGGAGATCCGATCCATGATTTTTATAAATTATCCTTATTTAGCACGGAGAAAAGCATACCTTTTTCTGTTGGACAAATTGATGGTTACTTTTGCAATCAACCTTCAAAAGAATTTTGGCTTCTTTTCTCCATATACACGGCGATGAGTTTGTTTTCTTCTATTGTCTGGACGTTGAAATTTGACCCACATCACGTAGACCAGATGGTAAAACGGGTGAACAGAATCCTTTCTGACCATCAACATTTCACGCAATTAGAACCGGGTTGGTACACCAATAGAGATGTATGA
- the rpsO gene encoding 30S ribosomal protein S15 has protein sequence MAITQERKTQLINEFKTHESDTGSPEVQIAVLTESINNLNEHLRTHKKDHHSRRGLLKMVGRRRNLLTYLRNKDVTRYRELINKLGLRR, from the coding sequence ATGGCTATTACTCAAGAACGTAAAACTCAATTAATCAATGAGTTCAAAACGCACGAATCTGATACTGGATCTCCAGAAGTTCAGATCGCTGTCCTAACAGAATCAATTAACAACTTGAACGAGCATTTACGTACTCATAAGAAAGATCACCACTCACGTCGCGGTCTTTTGAAAATGGTAGGTAGACGTCGTAATCTTCTTACGTATCTGCGTAATAAAGACGTAACTCGTTACCGTGAGTTAATTAACAAACTAGGCTTACGTCGATAA
- a CDS encoding YlxQ family RNA-binding protein — translation MTESKWYPLLGLANRARKVVSGEDLVIKEIRHARAKLVLLAADASRNTEKKVSDKCKFYNVPVRKVEDRSVLGRSIGKEARVVVAVTDQGFAKKLISLLD, via the coding sequence ATGACAGAATCTAAATGGTATCCTTTGCTTGGTCTAGCAAATCGAGCTCGTAAAGTCGTGTCAGGAGAAGATCTAGTGATCAAAGAAATTAGACATGCGCGTGCAAAGCTGGTTCTTCTTGCAGCAGATGCCTCTCGAAATACAGAGAAAAAGGTATCTGACAAATGCAAATTTTATAATGTTCCGGTTAGAAAAGTTGAAGACCGTTCCGTACTTGGACGTTCTATTGGGAAGGAAGCTCGCGTAGTTGTCGCTGTCACTGACCAAGGCTTCGCAAAGAAGCTCATAAGCTTGCTCGATTAA
- a CDS encoding pitrilysin family protein has product MIKTYTCQNGVRIVLENIPAVRSIAIGVWIGTGSRHESPEINGISHFLEHMFFKGTKTRSARDIAESFDRIGGQVNAFTSKEYTCYYAKVLDTHADYALDVLSDMFFHSAFDEEELKKEKNVVYEEIKMYEDTPDDIVHDLLSKAIYGEHSLGYPILGTEQTLSTFNGDTLRTYMDEFYTPDRVVISVAGNVEDTFITEIEKLFGSYEGKGKKQPVEAPQFHYDKLTRKKETEQAHLCLGFNGLPAGDERIYDLIVLNNVLGGSMSSRLFQDVREDKGLAYSVFSYHSSYADNGMLTIYGGTGAKQLNLLSETILQTLDVLKREGITQKELENSKEQMKGNLMLSLESTNSKMSRNGKNELLLGKHRTLDEMIDEINHVTLEGVNNLSKRIFTEDYALSLISPTGDQPS; this is encoded by the coding sequence TTGATCAAAACGTATACATGCCAAAATGGAGTAAGAATTGTACTTGAAAACATTCCCGCTGTGAGATCTATAGCTATTGGTGTCTGGATTGGAACTGGTTCTAGACATGAATCACCTGAGATTAATGGAATCTCACACTTTTTAGAGCATATGTTCTTTAAAGGTACAAAAACGAGATCAGCTCGTGATATTGCAGAATCTTTTGATCGTATTGGCGGTCAAGTGAATGCATTTACATCCAAGGAATATACTTGCTATTATGCAAAAGTGCTTGATACGCATGCGGATTATGCGCTTGATGTACTAAGCGACATGTTTTTTCACTCAGCTTTTGATGAAGAAGAGCTAAAGAAAGAAAAAAATGTAGTCTACGAAGAGATTAAAATGTATGAGGACACACCAGATGATATCGTACATGACCTTCTTAGCAAAGCGATTTACGGTGAGCATTCATTAGGATATCCGATTCTAGGAACAGAACAAACACTTTCTACCTTTAATGGTGACACACTTAGAACATATATGGATGAATTCTATACGCCAGATCGTGTGGTGATCTCAGTTGCAGGGAATGTAGAAGACACCTTTATTACTGAAATTGAAAAACTATTTGGATCTTATGAAGGAAAAGGGAAAAAGCAGCCTGTAGAAGCTCCGCAATTTCATTATGACAAGCTAACGCGTAAGAAAGAAACAGAGCAGGCGCACCTATGCTTAGGTTTTAACGGTCTTCCTGCTGGAGATGAACGCATTTATGATTTAATTGTCTTAAATAATGTACTTGGCGGAAGTATGAGTAGCCGTCTGTTCCAAGATGTAAGAGAAGATAAAGGGCTTGCTTACTCTGTGTTTAGCTATCACAGTTCATATGCAGATAACGGTATGCTGACGATCTATGGCGGGACTGGAGCGAAGCAATTAAACCTACTCTCTGAAACCATTTTACAAACATTAGACGTCTTAAAACGTGAGGGAATCACGCAAAAAGAACTTGAAAATTCTAAGGAGCAAATGAAAGGCAACCTCATGCTCAGTCTTGAAAGCACAAACAGCAAGATGAGCCGAAATGGTAAAAATGAATTGCTCCTTGGCAAACATCGTACGCTTGATGAAATGATTGATGAAATTAATCACGTCACATTAGAAGGCGTGAATAACTTATCTAAAAGAATCTTTACAGAAGATTATGCGCTCTCGCTTATTAGTCCGACGGGTGATCAGCCATCATAA
- a CDS encoding polysaccharide deacetylase family protein has product MKQPAAVTYIESMKEQAEVVSISKDTLYQEIESKSSNYEVKAQNAKIDKVWKKMPGLNGQIVDIESSYEQMRKIGKFDEKRLVFKETKPAIHLHELGAEPIYRGHPDKKMNAFLINVAWGDEHLINMLDTLRKHQVKATFFLEGKWVKKSTELAKKIVADGHEIGNHSYNHPDMRTLTRERALEQIIKTNRQIEESLGIKPKWFAPPSGSFKQETIKLAAQEGMETIMWTVDTIDWQKPSPEVLQKRVLGKIHNGAMILMHPTDSTSKSLDALITQMKERGYKLGTVSELLSEKRQS; this is encoded by the coding sequence ATGAAACAGCCAGCTGCTGTCACATATATCGAATCAATGAAAGAGCAAGCCGAGGTGGTATCTATTTCAAAAGATACTCTTTATCAAGAGATTGAATCAAAGTCTTCTAACTATGAAGTGAAGGCGCAAAATGCTAAGATTGATAAGGTGTGGAAAAAGATGCCCGGCTTAAACGGACAAATAGTAGATATCGAATCTTCTTATGAACAAATGAGAAAAATTGGGAAATTCGATGAAAAACGGCTTGTCTTCAAAGAAACCAAACCTGCCATTCATTTACATGAGCTTGGTGCTGAGCCTATTTATAGGGGTCATCCGGATAAGAAAATGAATGCTTTTTTAATCAATGTGGCTTGGGGTGACGAGCATTTAATAAACATGTTAGATACCCTGCGAAAGCATCAAGTCAAGGCCACCTTTTTCTTAGAAGGAAAATGGGTGAAAAAGAGCACAGAGCTTGCCAAAAAAATTGTGGCAGATGGTCATGAAATTGGAAATCATTCATACAATCACCCAGATATGCGCACACTGACAAGAGAACGAGCATTAGAGCAGATTATCAAAACGAATCGTCAAATTGAAGAGTCCCTTGGAATAAAACCGAAATGGTTTGCACCTCCAAGCGGGAGCTTTAAACAAGAAACAATTAAGCTGGCCGCACAAGAAGGAATGGAAACCATCATGTGGACGGTAGATACCATTGACTGGCAAAAACCGTCACCAGAGGTTTTGCAAAAACGGGTGCTTGGGAAAATTCACAATGGGGCGATGATATTAATGCATCCAACAGATTCAACGTCGAAAAGTCTTGACGCACTCATTACTCAGATGAAAGAAAGAGGATATAAATTAGGAACTGTTTCTGAACTCCTAAGTGAAAAAAGACAGTCGTGA
- the pnp gene encoding polyribonucleotide nucleotidyltransferase — MGQEKHVFTIDWAGRQLTVETGQLAKQANGAVLVRYGDTAVLSSATASKEPKPLDFFPLTVNYEERLYAVGKIPGGFIKREGRPSEKAILASRLIDRPIRPLFADGFRNEVQVISIVMSVDQDCSSEMAAMFGSSLALCVSDIPFEGPIAGVTVGRVDGKLIINPNVEQLEQSDINLIVAGTKDAINMVEAGADEVPEETMLEAIMYGHQEIKRLIEFQEKIVKAVGKEKIDIPLYEIDQTLVAEVKELAETDLLKAIQVHEKHAREDAISAVKKAVIEKFEQEERDEATIKQAKDVLNRLVKNEVRRLITEEKIRPDGRGVDQIRPLSSEVGLLPRTHGSGLFTRGQTQALSICTLGALGDVQILDGLGVEESKRFMHHYNFPQFSVGETGPMRGPGRREIGHGALGERALEPVIPSEKDFPYTIRLVSEVLESNGSTSQASICASTLAMMDAGVPIKAPVAGIAMGLVKSGDYYTVLTDIQGMEDALGDMDFKVAGTSKGVTALQMDIKIDGLSKEILEEALQQAKKGRMEILDSMLSTIPESRKELSRYAPKILTMAINPDKIRDVIGPSGKQINKIIEDTGVKIDIEQDGTIFISSTEEDMNQKAKKIIEDLVREVEVGQLYLGKVKRIEKFGAFLEIFSGKDGLVHISELALDRVGKVEDVVKIGDELLVKVTEIDKQGRVNLSRKAVLREEKEKEEKQS; from the coding sequence ATGGGACAAGAGAAACATGTCTTTACCATAGACTGGGCTGGACGTCAACTGACAGTTGAAACTGGCCAGCTTGCAAAGCAAGCAAACGGAGCGGTTCTCGTACGTTATGGAGATACAGCTGTGCTTAGCTCGGCAACAGCTTCTAAAGAACCAAAACCACTTGATTTTTTTCCGCTCACAGTAAACTACGAAGAAAGATTATATGCAGTAGGTAAAATTCCTGGTGGATTCATTAAAAGAGAAGGACGCCCAAGTGAAAAGGCGATCCTTGCTAGTCGCTTGATCGATAGACCGATTCGTCCACTGTTTGCTGACGGATTTAGAAATGAAGTTCAAGTCATTAGTATTGTCATGAGTGTGGATCAGGATTGTTCATCTGAAATGGCAGCAATGTTTGGCTCATCTTTAGCATTATGTGTGTCTGACATTCCATTTGAGGGACCAATTGCTGGTGTAACAGTTGGACGTGTTGATGGAAAGTTAATCATTAACCCAAATGTTGAGCAGCTTGAACAAAGCGACATTAACCTTATTGTGGCTGGTACAAAAGATGCGATCAACATGGTAGAAGCTGGTGCAGATGAAGTACCAGAAGAAACAATGCTTGAAGCGATTATGTATGGTCATCAAGAGATCAAACGCTTAATCGAATTCCAAGAGAAAATCGTGAAAGCAGTTGGCAAGGAAAAGATCGACATTCCTTTATACGAAATAGATCAAACATTAGTAGCTGAAGTAAAAGAACTCGCTGAAACAGATCTACTAAAAGCGATTCAAGTACATGAAAAGCACGCTCGGGAAGATGCGATCAGCGCTGTGAAAAAAGCTGTGATTGAGAAATTTGAACAAGAAGAGCGCGACGAAGCTACTATCAAACAAGCGAAAGACGTATTGAACAGGCTTGTAAAAAATGAAGTTCGTAGGCTCATTACAGAAGAAAAAATACGTCCAGACGGACGCGGTGTAGATCAAATCCGTCCACTTTCTTCAGAAGTAGGACTTCTGCCAAGAACACATGGTTCAGGGCTGTTTACGAGAGGGCAAACACAGGCGCTTAGTATTTGTACATTAGGTGCATTAGGTGATGTGCAGATTCTCGACGGTTTAGGTGTTGAAGAATCAAAACGTTTTATGCACCACTACAATTTCCCGCAATTCAGTGTGGGTGAAACCGGTCCAATGCGTGGTCCAGGTCGTCGTGAGATCGGACATGGTGCTTTAGGTGAACGTGCATTAGAACCTGTGATCCCATCTGAAAAAGATTTTCCTTACACCATTCGCCTCGTTTCAGAGGTATTAGAATCAAATGGATCTACTTCACAGGCAAGTATTTGCGCAAGTACACTTGCAATGATGGATGCTGGTGTACCGATTAAAGCACCAGTTGCAGGGATTGCAATGGGACTTGTCAAGTCTGGTGATTACTACACAGTGCTTACTGACATTCAAGGAATGGAAGATGCACTTGGAGATATGGACTTTAAAGTAGCTGGCACATCAAAAGGTGTAACGGCACTACAAATGGACATTAAAATTGATGGTCTATCTAAAGAGATTTTAGAAGAGGCACTTCAACAAGCGAAAAAAGGGAGAATGGAAATTTTAGACAGTATGTTGTCAACAATCCCTGAATCTAGAAAAGAATTGTCACGTTATGCACCAAAAATTTTAACAATGGCAATTAATCCTGATAAAATTCGCGATGTCATTGGACCAAGCGGTAAACAAATTAATAAAATCATTGAAGATACCGGTGTGAAAATCGATATCGAACAAGACGGTACCATCTTTATCTCTTCTACAGAAGAAGACATGAACCAAAAAGCGAAGAAAATCATTGAAGATCTTGTCAGAGAAGTGGAAGTTGGGCAACTTTACTTAGGTAAAGTCAAACGCATTGAAAAATTCGGTGCATTCCTAGAAATCTTCAGCGGAAAAGATGGACTTGTTCATATTTCTGAGCTTGCGCTTGATCGTGTTGGTAAAGTAGAAGATGTTGTGAAGATCGGTGACGAATTACTCGTTAAAGTCACTGAAATCGATAAACAAGGTCGGGTCAACCTATCTCGCAAAGCCGTTTTACGTGAAGAAAAGGAAAAAGAAGAAAAACAGTCATAA